In one Zymobacter palmae genomic region, the following are encoded:
- a CDS encoding zinc ribbon domain-containing protein, translating to MLAKFCPFCSTPLTPEALSCPNCGHMLVTHAPDTTAPSHRRYRRTLIALLITGLLLLISALVIYSICVFCPRVRQDDRLLALSHSVGNQEKLFLSERFASAEGIALYRDMIDHELEQAEQHGSSALLGDRLPEALEEVSARRLTEAYAHNEFNADARYRNHTLLVDAHIEAVQSDTGAAPCLFVRGKDPQHDIQACLRDTAYVLQDMPLLHVGATQKLICRGDGYVMPSSLLGDCVPLVSIFRQRARELKRSCITHVTRGQLFTRLRDTSHPLHHTKPLMMMLRAEYGIAMFPECRRGWSALCEHNLQKTRDDEINQWLYRLFQEHGILYGTRGQPVTALTA from the coding sequence ATGCTCGCCAAATTCTGTCCCTTCTGCTCTACGCCCTTGACGCCAGAGGCATTGAGCTGTCCCAACTGCGGACACATGCTGGTCACGCATGCTCCTGATACGACTGCGCCTTCCCACCGCCGTTATCGCCGCACGCTGATCGCGCTGTTGATCACGGGCCTGCTGCTATTAATCAGCGCCTTGGTGATCTACAGCATATGCGTGTTCTGTCCTCGTGTACGTCAGGATGATCGCCTGCTAGCGCTTTCCCATTCGGTAGGCAATCAGGAAAAACTGTTCCTGTCCGAGCGCTTTGCGTCTGCGGAAGGCATCGCCCTGTACCGGGATATGATCGACCATGAGCTGGAGCAAGCGGAGCAACACGGTTCCAGTGCCCTGCTGGGTGATCGGCTGCCGGAAGCGCTAGAAGAGGTATCTGCGCGTCGGCTGACCGAAGCCTATGCACACAATGAATTCAATGCCGATGCGCGTTACCGCAACCATACTCTGCTGGTCGATGCTCATATCGAAGCGGTTCAGAGCGATACGGGAGCGGCACCGTGTCTGTTCGTTCGCGGCAAGGATCCCCAGCATGATATTCAGGCCTGTCTTAGAGATACGGCTTATGTATTACAGGACATGCCGCTGCTGCACGTTGGCGCAACACAGAAACTGATCTGCCGTGGCGATGGCTATGTTATGCCGTCCAGCCTGCTGGGCGACTGCGTACCGCTGGTGTCGATCTTCCGTCAGCGTGCGCGCGAGCTCAAGCGCAGCTGCATTACCCACGTCACGCGCGGCCAGTTATTCACGCGCCTTCGTGACACCTCGCACCCACTGCATCACACCAAACCGTTGATGATGATGCTGCGCGCCGAGTACGGCATCGCCATGTTCCCAGAGTGCCGCCGCGGGTGGTCTGCGCTGTGCGAACACAACCTGCAAAAAACACGCGATGACGAAATCAATCAGTGGCTGTACAGGCTGTTCCAAGAACACGGTATTCTCTATGGAACACGAGGCCAGCCCGTCACCGCTCTGACGGCATGA
- a CDS encoding VirK/YbjX family protein, whose amino-acid sequence MSKHHGRFSLRTLEKFLLRTLRSLPVRSAHAAWMDVIHSTPHIDAMLRSKGDYQTRHLQSYMHRRWSAAQKLDTLRTHVDFMQQNIHSSHHAALYGADDARYGEPAASGEGIVLMQWEMKDTAWRLMLLRAQHNKEGELQLSLQDSEGHEVYLLVFSVGHDPKHPEHLSLYIGCLQGARPENGGTALINAFYKQHHGLRAQGLLMTALYAFAETFGIERIRGIADGHTINSRYRTKIKTSYDTFWQECHAEQQEEGWFLLPEQEEKRDIETVKSKHRSAFRKREAWREDARLNVLAALMGLRSPADSAAEPQVAAMREASVA is encoded by the coding sequence ATGTCAAAACACCACGGGCGGTTCAGTTTACGCACGCTGGAAAAGTTCCTGTTACGTACTCTGCGGAGCCTGCCCGTTCGCAGTGCTCATGCTGCGTGGATGGACGTCATTCACAGCACGCCGCATATCGACGCCATGCTGCGCAGCAAAGGCGACTATCAGACGCGCCATTTGCAGAGCTATATGCACCGACGCTGGAGTGCCGCCCAGAAGCTAGACACGCTGCGCACCCACGTCGACTTCATGCAGCAGAATATCCATTCCTCTCATCATGCCGCACTCTACGGTGCGGATGATGCCCGCTATGGTGAGCCAGCGGCCAGCGGCGAAGGGATTGTGCTGATGCAGTGGGAAATGAAGGATACCGCCTGGCGGCTGATGCTGTTGCGCGCGCAGCACAACAAAGAAGGCGAACTGCAGCTTTCGCTGCAGGACAGTGAAGGGCACGAGGTCTATCTGCTGGTCTTCTCGGTTGGGCACGATCCCAAACACCCCGAGCACCTGAGTCTCTACATTGGCTGTTTGCAGGGCGCGCGGCCCGAAAACGGTGGCACTGCGCTGATCAATGCCTTCTACAAACAGCATCACGGCCTGCGGGCGCAGGGGCTACTGATGACAGCACTGTATGCGTTTGCAGAAACCTTTGGTATCGAGCGCATTCGCGGAATTGCCGATGGGCATACGATCAACAGCCGCTATCGCACCAAGATCAAGACCAGCTACGACACCTTCTGGCAGGAATGCCATGCTGAGCAGCAGGAAGAGGGGTGGTTTCTGCTGCCGGAGCAGGAAGAAAAACGCGATATCGAAACGGTGAAGAGCAAGCACCGTTCGGCGTTTCGCAAGCGCGAGGCCTGGCGTGAAGATGCGCGCCTCAATGTGCTGGCCGCGTTGATGGGGCTACGAAGCCCGGCAGACTCGGCAGCGGAACCTCAGGTGGCTGCAATGCGGGAAGCATCGGTGGCCTAA
- a CDS encoding glycine betaine ABC transporter substrate-binding protein: protein MKTLISTILTAALISGAVLTAPSASATEPLGQQDITIGYVAWADQMPSTYAMKVVLEQQGYHVKPTTLSAAFMWQGVAQGKLDMIAAWLPVTHGAYYAPVKEKVENLGANFTGAHQGLAVPAYLTDINTIDDLKQHADEFEGKVVGIDPGAGLMRLTKRALDQYGVNMKLAASSDATMTAVLGEAIREHRPVVVTAWTPHWMFNRWQLKYLDDPKGAFGSDEEIDTIVRKGLRQDSPRAYCVLSHFKWTPAEMGELLAMNEQPNSDPYQNAKQWVDKHPELVARWTQGCQ from the coding sequence ATGAAGACACTGATCTCGACCATCCTGACCGCCGCACTGATAAGCGGTGCTGTACTGACCGCACCCTCTGCATCTGCGACAGAACCGCTAGGTCAGCAGGACATCACGATTGGCTACGTTGCCTGGGCCGACCAGATGCCTTCCACCTATGCCATGAAGGTCGTGCTTGAGCAGCAGGGCTATCACGTGAAGCCCACGACGCTGTCCGCTGCGTTCATGTGGCAGGGCGTGGCGCAGGGCAAGCTGGATATGATCGCGGCATGGCTGCCAGTGACCCATGGTGCGTACTATGCACCAGTAAAAGAGAAGGTCGAAAACCTGGGGGCTAATTTCACGGGCGCGCATCAAGGACTGGCGGTACCGGCCTATCTGACCGATATCAATACGATCGACGATCTGAAGCAGCATGCCGATGAGTTTGAAGGCAAGGTGGTCGGCATTGATCCTGGTGCCGGTCTCATGCGGCTGACCAAGCGCGCGCTCGATCAGTACGGGGTGAATATGAAGCTGGCGGCCAGCAGTGATGCGACCATGACGGCCGTGCTCGGAGAAGCGATACGCGAGCACCGCCCCGTCGTCGTGACAGCATGGACACCGCACTGGATGTTCAACCGCTGGCAGCTGAAGTACCTCGACGATCCGAAAGGGGCCTTCGGCAGTGATGAAGAGATTGACACCATTGTTAGAAAGGGGCTTCGACAGGACAGTCCGCGTGCCTACTGTGTGCTGAGCCACTTCAAGTGGACGCCTGCGGAAATGGGCGAGCTGCTGGCCATGAACGAACAGCCGAACAGCGATCCGTATCAGAACGCCAAGCAATGGGTCGACAAACACCCGGAGCTTGTGGCGCGTTGGACACAGGGCTGCCAGTAA
- a CDS encoding glycine betaine ABC transporter substrate-binding protein, giving the protein MNIKKLISTTLATVLMGGTAFSATTTASAAEAQGKQDVTIGYVAWADQLASTNALKVVLEQQGYRVKATSLSAAFMWQGLAQGKLDMISAWLPTTHATYYKPVKDKVDNLGHNFEGTRLGLVVPRYMKDVNSIDDLKAHAAEFDNRIVGIDPGAGIMRITKDAIGKYDLGMKLTASSDATMSAVLGEAVREHKPIVVTSWVPHWMFNRWDLKFLDDPKNAYGSSEQLDTVVRKGLKEDSPKAYCVLSHFKWTPAEMGELLDMNEQPNSDPYQNAKQWVEKHPDIVKRWTQDCQ; this is encoded by the coding sequence ATGAACATCAAGAAGCTGATTTCCACAACACTGGCCACCGTACTGATGGGCGGTACCGCATTCTCCGCGACTACCACGGCCTCTGCTGCCGAAGCACAGGGCAAGCAGGACGTCACCATTGGCTACGTCGCTTGGGCTGACCAGCTGGCATCGACCAACGCGCTCAAGGTCGTGCTGGAACAGCAAGGCTATCGTGTGAAAGCGACTTCGCTGTCCGCGGCCTTTATGTGGCAGGGGCTGGCGCAAGGCAAGCTGGACATGATTTCCGCTTGGTTGCCGACAACTCACGCCACTTATTACAAGCCGGTGAAGGACAAGGTCGATAACCTTGGTCACAACTTTGAAGGCACGCGTCTGGGGCTGGTCGTACCGCGCTACATGAAAGACGTCAACAGCATCGACGATCTGAAAGCGCACGCCGCTGAGTTCGATAACCGCATCGTCGGGATTGATCCGGGGGCTGGCATCATGCGTATCACTAAAGACGCCATCGGTAAGTACGATCTCGGTATGAAGCTGACGGCCAGCAGTGATGCCACCATGAGCGCCGTGCTGGGTGAAGCCGTGCGTGAACACAAGCCCATTGTCGTAACGTCTTGGGTACCGCACTGGATGTTCAACCGTTGGGACCTTAAGTTCCTCGACGATCCCAAGAACGCCTACGGCTCCTCCGAACAGCTGGATACCGTTGTTCGCAAGGGCCTGAAAGAAGACAGCCCCAAAGCCTACTGCGTGCTGAGCCACTTCAAGTGGACGCCGGCTGAAATGGGTGAACTGCTCGACATGAACGAACAGCCGAACAGCGATCCGTACCAGAACGCCAAGCAGTGGGTCGAAAAACATCCGGATATCGTCAAACGCTGGACGCAGGACTGCCAGTAA
- a CDS encoding ABC transporter permease — MGKWMTWLKEGIPLADWFNDGVAWVTEHLSWATRPMASGMEWALGALKGALMWIPAPVLIIAVVALTLWRCGKGVAVFAALGLLLIWNQGLWESLIYSLSLVLISTLLSIIIALPVGMLAALFRPVEVVVRPILDLMQTMPAFVYLLPCVALFSIGAMPAVLATVIFSMPPAVRFTILGIQQVPSDLDEGAEAFGSTRAQKLFKLQLPLARPTIMAGINQTVMLALSMSVIASMVGAEGLGADVYSAIQGNDNGHGIVSGICVVVLAVLLDRLAQSCKGRDYT; from the coding sequence ATGGGTAAGTGGATGACATGGTTGAAAGAAGGCATCCCGCTTGCGGACTGGTTCAATGACGGTGTGGCGTGGGTGACTGAACATCTAAGCTGGGCCACTCGTCCCATGGCGTCGGGGATGGAGTGGGCGCTGGGTGCCCTTAAGGGCGCGCTGATGTGGATCCCCGCGCCGGTTCTAATCATTGCGGTGGTGGCACTGACGCTGTGGCGTTGCGGGAAAGGGGTTGCGGTCTTCGCCGCGCTTGGTCTGCTGCTGATCTGGAACCAAGGGCTGTGGGAATCGCTGATCTACTCGCTCAGTCTGGTGCTGATCTCGACGCTGCTGTCGATCATCATCGCCTTGCCCGTCGGGATGCTGGCGGCGCTGTTCCGCCCCGTCGAAGTGGTAGTTAGGCCGATTCTTGATTTGATGCAGACCATGCCTGCATTTGTCTATCTGCTGCCGTGTGTGGCGTTGTTCAGCATCGGTGCGATGCCTGCGGTATTAGCGACGGTCATCTTCTCGATGCCACCCGCGGTGCGTTTCACGATCCTAGGGATCCAGCAGGTGCCGAGTGATCTTGACGAGGGCGCGGAAGCTTTTGGCTCCACTCGCGCGCAGAAGCTGTTCAAGCTCCAGCTGCCGCTGGCGCGTCCCACCATCATGGCGGGCATTAACCAGACCGTCATGCTCGCGCTGTCCATGTCCGTCATCGCATCAATGGTGGGGGCTGAAGGCTTGGGGGCCGACGTCTACAGCGCCATTCAGGGCAACGACAACGGTCACGGCATCGTCAGCGGTATCTGCGTCGTCGTACTGGCCGTATTGCTCGATCGTCTCGCTCAGTCATGCAAGGGCCGCGACTACACCTGA
- a CDS encoding quaternary amine ABC transporter ATP-binding protein, with the protein MTDQNDYRIRVRHLSKVFGKRPGEVLALRDQGKKRAEIHKATGQVLGLSDINFDVRAGELLVIMGLSGSGKSTLIRCLNRLIDPTEGEILINGGDVVKMNDAELRECRRRHFSMVFQHFALFPHRTLLGNAEYGLEVRGVPQSVRQEKAMAALKRVGLGHLPNAYPHELSGGMQQRVGLARALASETSVMLMDEAFSALDPLIRREMQDELLMLQKDLKQTIIFITHDLDEALHIGDRIILLKDGEVVQAGTPRDIVTNPADEYVERFVEGIDMTRFLTAELAMEAPVTPLSIDDTVGAALTRMNEHDGLETLYVNDADGKLAGVVERSVLEDAAPETPLVDVLERDVPRVLPREPLNRLFPLFRKRNYPVAVVDRQSRLRGIVVRGRILSLLAESDNDAVEPEVEPPLASLDDAVTSTGEDA; encoded by the coding sequence ATGACCGATCAGAACGACTACCGGATACGGGTTCGCCACCTGAGCAAGGTCTTTGGCAAGCGACCGGGCGAGGTGCTGGCCCTGCGCGATCAGGGCAAGAAACGCGCTGAAATCCACAAGGCCACAGGGCAGGTACTGGGGCTTTCCGATATCAATTTCGACGTTCGCGCGGGCGAACTGCTCGTGATCATGGGGCTGTCCGGATCAGGTAAATCCACGTTGATCCGCTGTCTGAACCGCCTCATCGACCCCACCGAAGGTGAGATTCTCATCAACGGTGGAGACGTCGTGAAGATGAATGACGCTGAGCTGCGCGAATGCCGTCGACGCCACTTCTCGATGGTATTCCAGCACTTCGCGCTGTTCCCACATCGCACGCTGCTGGGCAATGCGGAGTATGGACTGGAAGTCCGTGGCGTACCGCAGAGCGTACGCCAAGAGAAGGCTATGGCGGCGCTCAAGCGCGTTGGGTTGGGGCATCTGCCCAACGCTTACCCCCATGAACTGTCTGGCGGGATGCAGCAGCGTGTGGGTTTGGCGCGTGCACTGGCGAGCGAAACCAGCGTCATGCTGATGGACGAGGCCTTCTCGGCGCTTGATCCGTTGATTCGCCGTGAGATGCAGGATGAGCTACTGATGCTCCAGAAGGATCTGAAGCAGACCATCATCTTCATCACCCACGATCTGGATGAAGCGCTGCACATTGGCGACCGCATCATTCTGCTCAAGGACGGTGAAGTGGTGCAGGCTGGCACGCCGCGTGACATCGTGACTAACCCCGCAGACGAATACGTCGAACGTTTCGTCGAAGGGATCGACATGACGCGCTTCCTGACGGCCGAACTGGCGATGGAAGCGCCGGTCACGCCGCTGTCTATCGACGATACCGTCGGTGCTGCCCTGACACGCATGAACGAGCACGACGGGCTGGAAACGCTCTACGTCAACGATGCCGATGGCAAGCTGGCAGGGGTCGTCGAACGCTCCGTACTGGAGGACGCGGCACCGGAAACGCCGTTGGTCGATGTGCTCGAACGCGATGTGCCGCGTGTGCTGCCGCGCGAGCCGCTCAATCGACTGTTCCCGTTATTCCGCAAGCGCAACTATCCCGTTGCCGTTGTGGATCGCCAGTCGCGTCTGCGCGGTATCGTCGTGCGCGGCAGGATCCTGTCGCTGCTGGCGGAAAGTGATAACGATGCGGTCGAGCCCGAGGTCGAGCCGCCACTGGCATCGCTTGATGATGCCGTGACATCTACCGGGGAGGACGCGTAA
- the nhaA gene encoding Na+/H+ antiporter NhaA gives MSSTSPCNQPRRKGLIYHPTTGGIVLIVASLIAILLANSPWQDNVQSLLHHAVMGRSVAHWINDGLMSVFFLSVGLEIKAELCEGQLACWGARVLPGLAALGGMVVPALVFTLFNAHQPQTLKGWAIPSATDIAFALTVITLLGKRVPASLRTFLAALAIIDDLGAIVIIACFYTQSLAWGMLAGASGAFAVLIIFNRLGIRALLPYLLVGGVLWYCMAGSGLHATLAGVLLALCIPRTAVAEGRASPLHRLSHALTPWVALLVLPLFGLANAGVTLSPTVLHHLLSPVPLGVMLGLLIGKPLGIFGMTWLTLRLRIAPMPAEACWSTLLATAMLCGIGFTMSLFIGGLAYASSPEYLDEVKIGVLAGSLLSTLLGVVAFRAITTMRRS, from the coding sequence ATGTCTTCTACCTCTCCATGCAATCAGCCACGCCGGAAGGGCTTGATCTACCATCCCACCACGGGGGGTATCGTGCTAATCGTCGCGTCGCTCATTGCCATTCTGCTGGCCAATAGTCCTTGGCAGGACAACGTGCAGTCATTGCTTCATCACGCTGTAATGGGGCGTTCGGTCGCTCACTGGATCAACGATGGTTTGATGAGTGTGTTCTTTCTGAGCGTAGGGCTAGAGATCAAAGCAGAGCTGTGCGAAGGACAACTGGCATGCTGGGGCGCGCGAGTACTGCCAGGGCTGGCGGCACTGGGGGGCATGGTCGTTCCTGCACTGGTCTTTACGCTGTTTAACGCGCATCAGCCTCAAACGCTCAAAGGCTGGGCCATTCCATCCGCCACAGATATCGCCTTCGCTCTCACGGTCATCACGCTGCTCGGCAAGCGGGTTCCCGCCTCGCTGCGCACCTTTCTGGCAGCACTTGCGATCATCGACGACCTCGGTGCCATCGTGATCATCGCGTGCTTTTATACGCAGTCGCTGGCGTGGGGCATGCTGGCAGGCGCCAGCGGGGCATTCGCGGTACTGATCATATTCAATCGGCTTGGCATACGGGCCTTGCTGCCGTATCTGCTGGTAGGCGGTGTGCTGTGGTACTGCATGGCAGGATCGGGGCTTCATGCGACACTGGCGGGCGTACTGCTGGCGCTCTGCATTCCTCGCACCGCCGTGGCCGAGGGCCGAGCATCACCGCTGCACCGCCTTTCGCACGCGCTCACGCCGTGGGTCGCACTGCTGGTGCTTCCTCTGTTCGGACTGGCCAATGCGGGCGTCACGCTATCGCCAACCGTACTGCATCACCTGCTGTCACCCGTACCGCTGGGCGTGATGCTGGGACTGCTGATCGGCAAGCCGCTCGGCATCTTCGGTATGACATGGCTAACCCTCCGTCTACGCATTGCTCCCATGCCCGCAGAAGCGTGCTGGTCAACGCTGCTTGCCACCGCCATGCTGTGCGGCATCGGCTTTACCATGAGCCTGTTCATCGGAGGTCTGGCCTACGCATCGTCACCGGAGTATCTAGACGAAGTGAAGATCGGTGTGTTGGCCGGATCGCTGCTATCGACACTACTAGGTGTTGTGGCTTTTCGCGCCATCACTACCATGCGCCGCTCATAG
- a CDS encoding sensor domain-containing diguanylate cyclase, which yields MKKAGLLKAVRMHFSQLLKGQRPRPLTMTTPPLALGRRLRKSVLRPFHWLALVGVRLMLASPLAGLPIRTRRRWEAVLLTVTGVVAVVGVTMGSWRALNQEMLQSAASSTAYMVEEGLIHNDHAAVRNTLRRLSWFSGVSSVRVYDAEGGVFERWHSAGIVPRDEDQQRFLNRMLDMEIYLPIMDGEHAVGGVLVTAHAEHMLKTLREALLLSGILSGVLALVIFVAYRRMRHGRRKPASTAAAVPSGAMPASAAQGAHASLLEGMLNFKSEIDTAYTRLLFQATHDALTRVYNRFYFDLFFEHAMNYGRENDERFGLIFIDCNRFKAINDQHGHLCGDQVLQEVARRLNERFEGIGDVFRYGGDEFAVLIHTLLDDAYLQTLVDEVPRLFDEPIRVESIDEPLSVGVACGGACYPTDGNTARQLMHSADGRMYDRKER from the coding sequence ATGAAAAAAGCAGGACTGCTGAAGGCTGTGCGTATGCACTTCTCTCAGCTCTTGAAAGGTCAGCGGCCACGGCCGCTGACGATGACAACGCCTCCTCTTGCGCTGGGTCGCCGGCTCAGGAAAAGCGTGCTGCGTCCGTTCCACTGGCTTGCGCTGGTGGGCGTACGGCTGATGCTGGCCTCGCCGCTGGCAGGGCTTCCTATACGCACGCGTCGACGCTGGGAGGCCGTCCTCCTGACCGTTACCGGTGTGGTGGCCGTCGTGGGCGTGACAATGGGCAGCTGGCGCGCGCTAAATCAGGAAATGCTCCAGTCCGCGGCCTCTTCCACGGCCTATATGGTTGAGGAAGGGTTAATACATAACGATCATGCTGCGGTGCGCAACACGCTGCGGCGGCTGTCGTGGTTCTCGGGGGTCTCATCCGTTCGCGTCTATGACGCGGAAGGAGGGGTGTTCGAGCGCTGGCATAGCGCGGGTATCGTGCCACGTGATGAAGACCAGCAGCGCTTTCTAAATCGCATGCTGGATATGGAGATCTACCTGCCGATCATGGACGGTGAGCATGCGGTAGGTGGTGTGCTGGTCACAGCACATGCTGAGCACATGCTCAAGACTCTGCGCGAGGCTCTGCTGCTGTCGGGTATCCTGTCGGGTGTGCTGGCGCTGGTCATTTTCGTGGCCTATCGCCGGATGCGTCACGGGCGTAGGAAACCGGCTAGTACAGCGGCCGCCGTGCCGTCGGGCGCGATGCCCGCCTCGGCGGCACAGGGCGCTCATGCGTCGCTGCTGGAAGGGATGCTGAACTTCAAGAGCGAGATCGACACGGCCTATACGCGCTTGCTGTTTCAGGCCACTCACGATGCACTGACGCGCGTCTACAACCGTTTCTATTTCGACCTGTTCTTCGAACACGCGATGAATTACGGGCGCGAAAACGACGAGCGCTTCGGATTGATCTTCATCGACTGCAACCGCTTCAAGGCGATCAACGATCAGCATGGACATCTGTGCGGTGATCAGGTGCTGCAGGAAGTGGCTCGTCGTCTGAACGAGCGCTTCGAAGGTATCGGTGATGTCTTTCGCTACGGCGGGGATGAGTTTGCGGTGCTGATTCATACCCTGCTGGACGATGCGTACCTGCAGACGCTGGTCGATGAAGTGCCGCGTCTTTTCGATGAACCGATACGCGTTGAGAGCATCGACGAACCGTTGAGTGTGGGTGTCGCGTGCGGCGGTGCCTGCTACCCCACCGATGGCAATACGGCCCGTCAGCTTATGCATTCCGCTGATGGGCGCATGTACGATCGCAAGGAGCGCTGA
- the pgaD gene encoding poly-beta-1,6-N-acetyl-D-glucosamine biosynthesis protein PgaD, protein MAREIVLYKRSSRGATLVDGLLTGIAWVGFLSLIVIGLYNIWEAETAPEAEHVEFFGHVMLSSLYTVLWYLGAALLLLVLLVCWSRYNTWRWRGKERRTRFPNLNVKDVPSYFGADPALVAQLRAAAIVTIHSDSNGDIHFLTHGKNEDDDRETVLPADSL, encoded by the coding sequence ATGGCACGTGAAATCGTGCTGTACAAGCGCTCGTCGCGAGGCGCTACGCTGGTGGATGGTCTGCTGACGGGCATCGCATGGGTCGGATTTTTGTCCCTGATCGTGATCGGGCTGTACAACATCTGGGAGGCTGAAACAGCGCCAGAGGCAGAACATGTCGAGTTTTTTGGGCATGTCATGCTGTCTTCTCTGTATACCGTGTTGTGGTATCTCGGGGCGGCACTACTTTTATTGGTGTTATTAGTGTGCTGGAGCCGCTACAACACATGGCGTTGGCGTGGAAAAGAACGACGCACGCGTTTTCCCAACCTGAACGTCAAGGACGTACCGTCCTACTTCGGTGCAGATCCCGCGCTGGTGGCACAGTTGCGAGCGGCTGCAATAGTGACCATCCATTCTGACAGCAACGGTGACATTCATTTCCTGACCCATGGCAAGAATGAAGATGATGACCGCGAAACGGTGCTGCCGGCCGACTCGCTCTAA
- the pgaC gene encoding poly-beta-1,6-N-acetyl-D-glucosamine synthase has translation MTDRILALLLLLIVLGTPIGVAFNFTGDILLYFVFLYPLFMSVLWITGGIYFWFHWERHWKWGDEQAVPELKGNPLVSILVPCFNEGNNIEETLQFALTQHYPNTEVIAINDGSSDNTGAVLEEMATRYPNLRVVHLAQNQGKAVALRMGATAANSEYLVCIDGDAVLDRNAVSYLVAPLIEHPRLGAVTGNPRIRTRSTLTGRVQVGEFSSIIGLIKRTQRVLGRIFTVSGVVVAFRRAALHRVGYWSPDIMTEDIDISWKLQRDHWSVFYEPRALCWILMPESLKGLWKQRLRWAQGGGEVFLKNFSIITYTRYRYMWPLWLEFCFSTLWGFTFLITLLLWATGTVVDLPPNLRVTHIVPPSFTGLLLAFVCLLQCGTSIMIERRYERKLGRELFWVIWYPLVFWALSLLTSVVSFSKVMLSPRGRRARWVTTDRGVDRQDKGESA, from the coding sequence ATGACAGATCGCATTCTGGCACTACTACTACTGCTCATCGTGCTAGGCACGCCAATAGGAGTCGCCTTCAATTTCACGGGCGACATCCTGCTGTATTTCGTCTTCCTGTACCCCCTGTTCATGTCGGTACTGTGGATTACCGGGGGGATCTATTTCTGGTTCCACTGGGAGCGCCACTGGAAGTGGGGCGATGAACAGGCGGTACCTGAACTGAAGGGCAATCCGCTTGTCTCGATATTGGTGCCTTGCTTCAACGAGGGCAATAACATCGAGGAAACGCTGCAGTTCGCGCTGACGCAGCACTACCCCAATACGGAAGTCATCGCTATCAACGATGGTTCCAGCGATAACACTGGGGCCGTGCTTGAAGAGATGGCGACGCGTTATCCGAACCTGCGCGTAGTGCACTTGGCCCAGAACCAAGGCAAGGCCGTGGCGCTGCGCATGGGGGCAACCGCTGCCAACAGTGAATACCTGGTCTGTATCGATGGTGATGCGGTACTTGATCGCAATGCCGTGTCCTATCTGGTGGCGCCGCTGATTGAGCACCCGCGTCTCGGGGCCGTCACGGGTAATCCGCGTATCCGCACGCGCTCCACGCTAACCGGTCGCGTACAGGTCGGCGAGTTCTCGTCGATCATCGGGCTGATCAAGCGTACGCAACGCGTATTGGGCAGGATCTTCACCGTATCGGGTGTGGTCGTGGCCTTCCGTCGTGCCGCGCTGCATCGCGTGGGCTACTGGAGTCCCGATATCATGACCGAGGACATCGACATCAGCTGGAAGCTGCAGCGCGATCACTGGTCGGTATTCTACGAACCGCGCGCACTGTGCTGGATCTTGATGCCGGAGTCGCTCAAGGGGCTGTGGAAGCAGCGTCTGCGCTGGGCACAGGGGGGTGGGGAGGTATTCCTCAAGAATTTTAGTATCATTACCTATACCCGCTATCGCTACATGTGGCCGCTGTGGCTCGAGTTCTGCTTTTCGACGCTTTGGGGCTTCACATTCCTGATTACGCTATTGCTGTGGGCAACCGGTACGGTGGTGGATTTGCCACCCAACCTGCGCGTTACCCATATCGTGCCGCCATCCTTTACGGGGCTATTGCTCGCTTTCGTCTGCCTTCTGCAGTGTGGAACCAGCATCATGATCGAACGTCGCTACGAGCGTAAGCTTGGTCGCGAACTGTTCTGGGTCATCTGGTATCCCTTGGTATTCTGGGCACTCAGTTTGTTGACGTCTGTAGTCAGCTTTTCGAAGGTCATGCTGTCCCCCCGTGGTCGCCGTGCGCGCTGGGTGACGACTGACCGCGGGGTCGATCGTCAGGACAAGGGAGAATCCGCGTGA